One window of the Podospora pseudocomata strain CBS 415.72m chromosome 7, whole genome shotgun sequence genome contains the following:
- a CDS encoding hypothetical protein (EggNog:ENOG503Q3C3; COG:S), with protein sequence MPSPPPKIAISLGGSGSGSQIKKRTRPTFGKRHRASANDQNYDDSDSDNSQSDNGRSGSKRNGRAETILTYGDDEFTSSSFRSRKDSHRGSDRERDSRRDRDGHRERERERERSRDRERSSHNRRRRRSPSPSQTTDQQDSKKPVQWGLTINPKSTNSRSSPLKRSPSPDQASKPPKSLNDEALESLLGASSQPKKRKLNFESEDPDREPQAEDYEAVPIDDFGAALLRNFGWNGQMQGKVKEVKRHADLAGLGARNLKAGEETGTWDPKAGMHKKDTRPVRLNDYRKEEEKKRQRREDQRGHNSYRRELEREREQERTCFYCVLF encoded by the exons atgccttcaccacctccaaagaTTGCCATCTCTCTGGgaggcagcggcagcggctcTCAAATCAAAAAGCGCACCCGTCCCACCTTCGGCAAACGACACCGCGCCAGCGCAAATGACCAAAACTACGACGATTCCGACTCTGACAATTCCCAGAGCGACAATGGCCGCTCCGGCAGCAAGCGCAACGGTCGCGCCGAGACTATCCTGACCTATGGCGACGACGAGTTTACTTCTTCCTCATTCAGGTCTCGGAAGGACAGTCACAGGGGCAGCGACAGAGAAAGGGACAGTCGCAGAGACAGAGACGGCCacagagaaagagaaagagaaagagaaagatcCAGAGACAGGGAAAGATCCTCTCACAACCGGCGGCGACGAcgctccccctctccctcccaaaccaccgACCAGCAAGACTCCAAAAAGCCCGTCCAGTGGggcctcaccatcaaccccaaatccaccaactccagatcctcccccctcaagAGAAGCCCCTCTCCGGATCAGGCTTCAAAGCCCCCCAAATCTCTCAACGACGAAGCTCTCGAGTCCCTCCTCGGGGCATCATCTCAGcccaagaagcgcaagctcAATTTCGAATCAGAAGACCCAGACCGCGAACCCCAAGCAGAGGACTACGAGGCCGTGCCTATCGACGACTTTGGCGCGGCTTTGCTGCGCAACTTTGGCTGGAACGGCCAAATGCAGGGCAAGGTCAAAGAGGTGAAACGACATGCTGATCTCGCAGGCTTGGGCGCAAGAAACTTGAAAGCAGGCGAGGAGACGGGGACCTGGGACCCGAAGGCGGGAATGCACAAAAAGGATACGAGGCCGGTTCGTCTCAATGATTACcgcaaagaagaggaaaaaaagcGGCAGCGGCGTGAGGATCAACGCGGGCATAACAGTTACAGACGTGAGCTAGAGCGGGAAAGGGAGCAGGAAC GTACATGCTTCTACTGCGTGCTCTTTTGA
- a CDS encoding hypothetical protein (EggNog:ENOG503NUVA; COG:P): MSKQKSGLGSGLPKNANDAEQSAQVELYNVTLAESAEQREREMTFGEALKADRRLIMYSIGFSGTIIMEGYGLALMTYLFTLEPFNRKYGVLTADGKYEVEYIWKVLLPLTAQIGSIIGIFVTTPCTKWFGYKWTTLLMLIFSATLIAMPFFAPNIMILCVGFFLQGIPWGVFQVVSPAYASEVSTIQLRPILTTWNNLCWVIGQLLSAGAIKGFSVAFRTEWAFRIPFGLQWIFTFLLAIGIWLAPESPYWYIQKGEIARGRQAIVKLVRKGDPSMAEEKLALMQHTIQQEHMKDAEIAQLGKWERIKLMLKGSDARRTEIACIAWTIQAMCGSSIIAWGPKLFENSGLDASQSLSVNMALPAAGLLGTLASWWLMAYMGRRSIYFYGLLVMALLLVACGGASYAPANVSGWAAGGVLTVYTMVYDLTVGPICYSIVSEIPSIRYRAVTLSAARGAYLGSNLINHFLTPKMLSAPSEGGWGLGSRTGFVYAVLCLISATYTWFRIPETNGLSARSLDILFQHGVSARQFSNATAAQYEQLDREKNTRLTNTASQNSVFSVHAVSSKAQ; the protein is encoded by the exons ATGTCCAAGCAAAAGTCAGGGCTGGGGAGTGGCTTGCCCAAAAACGCCAATGATGCCGAACAATCAGCCCAAGTCGAGCTCTATAATGTGACGCTTGCCGAGTCCGCTGAGCAGCGTGAAAGAGAGATGACTTTTGGCGAGGCCCTCAAGGCAGACAGGCGCTTGATCATGTATTCGATCGGCTTTTCCGGAACCATCATAATGGAGGGTTACGGTCTTGCCCTGATGACATACCTCTTTACCCTGGAACCCTTCAACCGCAAGTACGGCGTTCTAACAGCCGATGGGAAATATGAG GTTGAATACATTTGGAAGGTTCTTCTGCCGCTCACGGCGCAGATTGGCTCCATCATCGGGATCTTTGTTACAACGCCGTGTACCAAATGGTTCGGTTACAAGTGGACGACACTCCTGATGCTTATTTTCTCAGCCACTCTCATCGCCATGCCTTTCTTCGCGCCCAACATCATGATATTGTGCGTCGGGTTCTTCCTCCAGGGTATCCCATGGGGTGTCTTCCAGGTCGTCAGCCCTGCCTACGCCTCCGAGGTGTCCACTATTCAGCTTCGTCCCATCTTGACTACGTGGAACAATCTTTGCTGGGTTATTGGCCAGCTGCTGTCAGCAGGAGCTATCAAGGGCTTCTCGGTGGCTTTCCGCACTGAATGGGCCTTCAGGATCCCTTTCGGTCTTCAATGGATCTTCACATTCCTGCTCGCCATTGGTATTTGGTTAGCCCCCGAGTCTCCATACTGGTACATCCAAAAGGGTGAGATAGCCCGTGGCCGGCAGGCGATCGTTAAGCTAGTTCGCAAAGGAGATCCGAGCATGGCCGAAGAGAAGCTTGCCCTAATGCAGCACACCATTCAGCAGGAACATATGAAGGACGCTGAGATCGCCCAGCTTGGCAAGTGGGAGAGAATCAAGCTCATGCTCAAAGGCTCTGACGCCCGGAGAACCGAGATCGCCTGCATTGCGTGGACTATCCAGGCCATGTGCGGCTCCAGCATCATTGCGTGGGGTCCCAAGCTTTTCGAGAATTCCGGGTTGGACGCCAGCCAGTCTTTGTCTGTCAACATGGCTTTGCCCGCTGCAGGACTGCTTGGAACACTGGCCTcctggtggttgatggcgtaCATGGGTCGGCGATCCATTTACTTCTACGGCCTCCTTGTGATGGCGTTACTCCTGGTGGCATGCGGTGGTGCTTCCTACGCCCCAGCTAACGTCTCGGGATGGGCAGCTGGTGGAGTGTTGACCGTCTACACCATGGTGTACGACCTTACTGTCGGCCCGATCTGCTACTCAATTGTATCTGAAATACCGTCTATTCGCTACCGCGCTGTCACCCTCTCAGCAGCTCGCGGCGCATACCTGGGATCCAACCTGATCAACCACTTCTTGACACCCAAGATGTTGAGCGCGCCTAGTGAAGGCGGCTGGGGACTCGGATCGCGGACGGGCTTCGTCTACGCAGTCCTTTGCCTCATTAGTGCTACCTACACTTGGTTCCGCATCCCTGAGACTAACGGCCTCTCGGCTCGCTCTCTGGATATTTTGTTCCAGCACGGTGTTTCGGCAAGACAGTTCAGCAATGCCACGGCTGCTCAATATGAGCAGCTAGATCGCGAGAAGAACACTCGGTTGACCAATACCGCGTCGCAGAATAGTGTTTTTTCAGTACATGCGGTTTCGAGCAAGGCTCAATGA
- the MT2 gene encoding Sphingolipid C9-methyltransferase 2 (EggNog:ENOG503NUUX; COG:M) has product MSKPDAANGNGTALNFKFIETPKAGPFTFEKSEDCGVRTTSYPTIKNAPLPADAAGTDAFSNAALFSLLIGVPWYFSWKVGGGLKTTIFFALITSLPIISGFWLATSTLAPRKNEKAKFPGRPVEHYLTFKKPEDKAKYAGKNKIPMETFHEMYFDGEVDFNGDCLEVLEYRHDWASFRFTLSLVKFFFTGMIPEVIMHTRSQDEEQVRDHYDRGDDFYGWFLGPRMIYTSGIIADINKEESLEQLQDNKLAVVCEKIELKKDEKLLDIGCGWGTLARFASVNYGAKTTGITLGRNQTAWGNKALRNAGIPEDQSKILCMDYRDIPVPEGGYSKITCLEMAEHVGVRHFHGFLKQVHNMLDDDGIFFLQIAGLRKHWQFEDLIWGLFMNKYIFPGADASTPLGWFVDRCEGAGFEVKSVDTIGVHYSGTLWRWYRNWMANQDKVVAKYGKRWFRIWEFFLAYSTIISRQGSATCYQIVLHKNDNGFHRIEGTPSQLGLHGALANTKADLTAWAAREASEFPQVPAN; this is encoded by the exons ATGTCGAAACCAGACGCTGCCAACGGCAATGGCACCGCCCTCAACTTTAAGTTCATTGAGACGCCCAAGGCCGGTCCTTTCACCTTTGAGAAGTCGGAGGACTGTGGTGTCCGCACCACCTCG TACCCGACCATCAAGAATGCCCCTCTGCCTGCCGATGCCGCTGGCACAGATGCCTTCTCCAACGCCgccctcttttctctcctgaTCGGTGTCCCCTGGTACTTCTCATGgaaggttggtggtggcctgAAGACaaccatcttcttcgccctcatcacctccctgCCCATCATCTCTGGTTTCTGGCTGGCCACCTCGACCCTTGCCCCCCGCAAGAATGAGAAGGCCAAGTTCCCCGGCCGCCCTGTCGAGCACTACCTCACCTTCAAGAAGCCCGAGGATAAGGCCAAGTATGCTGGCAAGAACAAGATCCCCATGGAGACCTTCCATGAGATGTACTTTGATGGCGAGGTTGACTTCAACGGTGACTGCCTTGAGGTTTTGGAGTACCGCCACGACTGGGCCAGCTTCCGCTTCACTCTCAGCTTGGTCAAGTTCTTCTTCACTGGCATGATTCCCGAGGTCATTATGCACACTCGCTCTCAGG ATGAGGAGCAGGTCCGTGACCACTACGACCGCGGTGATGACTTTTACGGCTGGTTTCTCGGCCCGCGTATGATCTACACTTCTGGTATCATTGCCGACATCAACAAGGAGGAGTCTTTGGAGCAGCTCCAGGACAACAAGCTTGCTGTTGTTTGCGAAAAGAttgagctcaagaaggacgagaagCTTCTCGACATCGGCTGCGGCTGGGGCACTCTTGCCCGCTTCGCCAGTGTCAActatggcgccaagaccaccggTATCACTCTCGGCCGCAACCAGACTGCTTGGGGCAACAAGGCTTTGCGCAATGCTGGCATTCCCGAGGACCAGAGCAAGATTCTGTGCATGGACTACCGTGATATCCCCGTCCCTGAGGGTGGCTACAGCAAGATTACCTGCTTGGAGATGGCCGAGCACGTTGGTGTCCGCCACTTCCACGGTTTCCTCAAGCAGGTTCACAACATgctcgacgacgatggtatcttcttcttgcagaTTGCTGGTCTCCGTAAGCACTGGCAGTTTGAGGATCTCATCTGGGGTCTTTTCATGAACAAGTACATCTTCCCCGGCGCCGATGCCTCTACCCCTCTCGGCTGGTTCGTTGACCGCTGCGAGGGCGCTGGCTTCGAGGTCAAGAGCGTTGATACCATTGGTGTTCACTACTCTGGTACTCTCTGGAGATGGTACAGGAACTGGATGGCCAACCAGGACAAGGTTGTTGCCAAGTACGGCAAGAGATGGTTCCGC ATCTGggagttcttccttgcctACTCTACCATCATCTCTCGCCAGGGTTCCGCCACTTGCTACCAGATCGTTCTCCACAAGAACGACAACGGCTTCCACCGCATCGAGGGCACTCCTTCTCAGCTTGGTCTCCACGGCGCTCTGGCCAATACCAAGGCTGACCTGACCGCCTGGGCTGCTCGTGAGGCTTCCGAGTTTCCCCAGGTGCCTGCCAACTAA
- a CDS encoding hypothetical protein (EggNog:ENOG503P7S4; COG:S) translates to MATFSPSISLSAPARRLTTLRRITTSRPSLLSYFTTTPRISAACFFSSPSRTLSKGGAPLAHNNEPVPTSSPTTDFSSLDVLGNTPVPSTSIDVCHHDGFSLNSGVQITNGSGALLIGGEAFEWKPWLTKDGKGTRKKMINSKWQWEIDPESLGVLSVVWPRPDLLILGVGKYNRPISPKTRQAIGEMGMRVEVLDTRNAASQYNLLATERGVGDVAAALVPIGFEE, encoded by the exons ATGGCGACGTTCTCACCCTCCATATCCCTTTCCGCCCCCGCGCGAAGGCTTACCACTCTCCGTcgcatcaccacctccagacCATCCCTCCTCAGCTACTTCACAACAACTCCCAGAATATCCGCCgcttgcttcttctcctccccctcccgcaccCTCTCCAAAGGCGGTGCCCCCCTAGCGCACAACAACGAGCCAGTcccgacctcctccccgactACCGACTTCTCCAGCCTTGACGTGCTAGGCAACACCCCCGTCCCGTCCACCTCCATCGACGTCTGCCACCACGACggcttctccctcaactctGGGGTGCAAATCACCAACGGCAGCGGGGCCTTGCTCATAGGCGGGGAGGCGTTTGAGTGGAAACCATGGCTTACCAAAGACGGGAAaggaacaagaaaaaagatgaTCAACAGCAAGTGGCAGTGGGAGATTGACCCCGAgagtttgggggtgttgagtgTTGTTTGGCCTAGGCCTG ATCTCCTGATCCTAGGAGTGGGTAAATATAACAGGCCCATCAGCCCAAAGACGCGACAGGCGATCGGCGAGATGGGCATGAGGGTCGAGGTGTTAGACACGAGAAACGCGGCGAGCCAGTACAACCTTTTGGCgacggagaggggggtgggggatgtggcTGCCGCGTTGGTGCCGATTGGGTTTGAGGAGTGA
- the RPL34B gene encoding 60S ribosomal protein L34B (COG:J; EggNog:ENOG503P2ZU), protein MANNRVTYRRRNPYNTSSNRTRVVKTPGGELRVLHIKKRGTAPKCGDCGIKLPGIPALRPKEYAQISKPKKTVQRAYGGSRCGNCVRDRIVRAFLIEEQKIVKKVLKEQTAADKKK, encoded by the exons ATGGCCAACAACAGAGTCACCTACCGTCGCCGGAACCC CTACAACACCTCGTCCAACCGGACGCGGGTTGTCAAGACTCCCGGTGGTGAGCTCCGTGTTCTTCACATCAAGAAGCGCGGCACTGCCCCCAAGTGTGGCGACTGCGGCATCAAACTCCCTGGT ATCCCCGCCCTCCGCCCCAAGGAGTATGCCCAGatctccaagcccaagaagaccGTCCAGCGCGCGTACGGTGGCTCAAGATGCGGCAACTGCGTCCGTGACCGTATCGTCCGTGCTTTCCTCATTGAGGAGCAGAAGATCGTCAAGAAGGTGCTGAAGGAGCAGACCGCcgccgacaagaagaaataA
- a CDS encoding hypothetical protein (EggNog:ENOG503P8HZ): protein MASNHSTQAQPAKDSAQQEEEKLEDALYHLNQLHLKATEAMYGAFMQSVDSTTKELGSFRDALGSPETKAIWNRVNASQKRDPKGIKQWRAVDDPFWGDPDRKRVKTE, encoded by the exons ATGGCCAGCAATCATTCAACCCaggcccagccagccaaagACAGCgcgcagcaggaggaggagaagctggaggatgcACTCTATCACTTGAACCAGCTGCATCTCAAGGCAA CCGAGGCCATGTATGGCGCCTTTATGCAGTCTGTTGATTCTACAACCAAAGAGCTGGGCAGCTTCCGCGATGCCTTGGGCAGCCCGGAGACCAAGGCTATATGGAACAGAGTTAACGCCAGTCAAAAAAGAGATCCCAAAGGCATCAAACAATGGCGAGCAGTGGATGATCCTTTTTGGGGTGATCCTGATcggaagagggtgaagacGGAATAA